The Streptomyces sp. NBC_00775 genome includes the window GGCCCGTGCGCGGTGGTCCGGACACCACCCGGCCGGCCCTCGTGGTGGCCGCGCCACCACCTCCGGCCGCGGCGGTTGTGCGGCCACCATCACTCGTCCCAACCGTGTGACGGGACCACCTGGGCGTGGCACTGAGTGCCGCGCACTGTGGAGCCAGCTCAACCGAGCGACTCCGAACCGAGGTGGGATTCCGATGACCGGCACCGAACTCGCGATGAGCGGCACTGAACTCTCGTCCACGTTGTTCGCCACCTTCCCGCGCAGCGACCAGCGCAGGAAGGGCGAGGAGTACATCCGTGGCCTCCTCGCGACCGAGGGCCGCAAGTCGATACGCAACATGGCGGCGCCGACCGGCGGTTCGGCCCGTGAGCAGAGCCTGCATCACTTCGTTTCCAGTTCAACCTGGCACTGGATGCCGGTTCGTGAGGCGCTCGCCCAGTACGTCGCGCGCACCGTGGCCCCGGAGGCCTATGTGATCCGCACGATGGTGATCCCCAAGGCGGGCGACAACTCGGTGGGCGTGTACCGGCGTTATGTCCCCGAGCTCGGCCAGATCCGGGGCGTGCAGCAGGCCGTGGGCGTGTGGGCGGCCGCTCAGGAGACCAGCGTTCCGGTCAACTGGCGGCTGGACATCCCGCAGGACTGGCTGGACAACGGACTCCGCCGGCGGCAGGCCGCCATCCCGGACAGCGTGCGCGAGGAGTCCCCCGAGGAGTCGGCGGTCGAGGCCATGCTCGCCGTACGGGACTGGGGGCTGCCCGCCCGGCCGGTGGTGATGGACGCCCGTGACATGGACGCCATGTCCGTGGTGCGCCGCTTCCGGTCCTCCGGTCTGCGGCACCTGATCCGGATCAGCGGCTCGCTGCGGCTGACCCCGGCGGACCCCGCGCAGATCGGCCGCGGGACGCCGGAGGCGCTGCCCGCCCAGCAGATCATGGCCGCCGCCAAGCTGCTCCGCCGCCCGGCGGTGTGGCGCGACCACAGCCCCGAACACGCCATGCGCACCAGCCTGGTGGCCGCCGTACGGATCCGTGGCGCCTCCCGCGCCCCCGGTATGCGGGGCGGCGGCGACATGCTCCTCATCGGTATCGGCGACAGCGGAAAGGCGTGGCCGAGCGAGCTGTGGCTGACCGACCTGGTGGACCTGAGCCCCGTCGCCCTGCTACGGCTGAGCCGGCTCATCGGCCGGGTCGACCGTGACTTCTCGGAGATCTCCGAGCAGGTGGGCATCCGCGACTACGCGGGCCGCTCCTTCAACGGCTGGCACCGGCACGCCACGCTCGCCTCGGCCGCCCATGCCGTCGCGGCACTCGACGGGACGTACGGGACGTACGACGAGGAGCTGCGGACCGGCACCGGCATACGGCGCGCCGCCTAGGCCTTGGGCTGCTCACGGCCCACCAGGTGGCTCCGGATCCTGAACAGCCGCAGCGCCAGCTGCACTTCGAGCGCGCGCCCGGGCTGCTGCCAGTCGTGGCCGACCAGTTCACTGATCCGTTCCAGCCGCCGGGCGACCGTGTTGGGATGGACGTGCAGCCGCCGCGCGGCGTACGTGGGACTGGCGCCCGCCTCGAAGAACGCCTCCAGCGTCTGGGTCAGCTCGGAGAGCCGCTGCTCGTCGTACGCGAGAAGCGGTCCGAGGACGGACTCGATATAGCCCTCGGCGTCATGGCTTTCGGACAACAGCAGTCCGAGGAAGCCGAGTTCGCCCGCCGAGCCCGCCCGGCCCACCGCGCCGAGCGCCGTCATCGCCTCCAGACAGCGCACCGCCTCCTGGTAGCCGTGCCGCACTCCGGCGGGGTCGGCGACGGGCCCCGAGGCGGCCACCGTCACCGGATGTCCCAGCAGCGGCGCGAGCTCGCCGGACAGCGCGCGGGCCGCCGCGCCGGGGTCGGTGCCCGGCAGCAGGAACACCGCCGTTCCGTGCCGCATGCTCTTCAGACCGCTCTTGCGGTACGCGTACGAGGCCGCCCACACCGAGGCCCTGGCCGGTGTCTCCTCCTCCGGCCGGGCGACGACGACCACATGCGGGCCGTCCAGTTCGACGCCCAGCCTGCGGGCCCGGGTCCGTATCTTCTTCGGCGACAGGTCGGGATGGGTGAGCAGCTCGTCGAGCAGATCGTCGCGCACCTGGCCCTCGGCGATCGCCGCCCTGCTGTTCTCCAGGAGCAGCAGCACGGCCATGGCCTGGGTCGCGAAGCCGAGCAGCTGGACACCGTTGTCGGTGAGCGGCCTGTTGGGGTGCACCAGGACGGTGCCGAGGTCGACGGTGCCGGTGCAGATCGGCGCGGCCCACATGTCGTCCTCGTCCAGCGGCAGGGGATGACAGGCGCCGTGGGCGTCCAGGGCGCCCGCCGCGGCGTGCTCCCACTCGACCTCCGGCACCTCGCCGGCGGTGGCGAGCACCACGCCGTCGGAGCCGCAGATCCGTACGGCGCCGTCGAGGAGCTTGCTGGTCTCCTCCGCCACCTCGTTCAAGTCGCCGCCGCCGAGCACCAGTTGGAGCATCTTCGCGTGCGCGTCGCCGGACTCCCGCAGGGCCGCTGTCCGGTCGAGGAGCCGGGCCCGCTCCACGGTGGCGCCGGCGAGTTCGCCGTACGCGCTCATCAGCGCCACCTCGTCCGCGGTGAAGTGCCGTACGCTCCGCGCGGCGATGTGCAGCACGCCGAAGGGCCGGGTCTGCCGGTTCAGCGGCACCGCCATCACGGTGTGCAGCCCCTCGGCCCTGATCACCTCGTCGACGACGGCACTGCGTTCGATCCGCTCGTCGGTGAGGTAGTCGGCGGTCCAGAACGGCACCGGGTCCGTCATCGCCATGCTCCCGGGGCCCTGGCAGACCGGCAGGGTCAGGCCCACGTC containing:
- a CDS encoding IS701 family transposase — encoded protein: MSGTELSSTLFATFPRSDQRRKGEEYIRGLLATEGRKSIRNMAAPTGGSAREQSLHHFVSSSTWHWMPVREALAQYVARTVAPEAYVIRTMVIPKAGDNSVGVYRRYVPELGQIRGVQQAVGVWAAAQETSVPVNWRLDIPQDWLDNGLRRRQAAIPDSVREESPEESAVEAMLAVRDWGLPARPVVMDARDMDAMSVVRRFRSSGLRHLIRISGSLRLTPADPAQIGRGTPEALPAQQIMAAAKLLRRPAVWRDHSPEHAMRTSLVAAVRIRGASRAPGMRGGGDMLLIGIGDSGKAWPSELWLTDLVDLSPVALLRLSRLIGRVDRDFSEISEQVGIRDYAGRSFNGWHRHATLASAAHAVAALDGTYGTYDEELRTGTGIRRAA
- a CDS encoding helix-turn-helix domain-containing protein codes for the protein MSQEPTRDASSAVLELLAAGAPADRLTSLVDEARHRGADAAELAELERAARLGLSISSRWERHRQRESGLSTLLEAARDLGAVHQPESTLVQAIARRARLLLGLDMAYVCFPDEGGQADEGGQLGPGGPVGRDGQSAAQVRVRASDGRIATLDVGLTLPVCQGPGSMAMTDPVPFWTADYLTDERIERSAVVDEVIRAEGLHTVMAVPLNRQTRPFGVLHIAARSVRHFTADEVALMSAYGELAGATVERARLLDRTAALRESGDAHAKMLQLVLGGGDLNEVAEETSKLLDGAVRICGSDGVVLATAGEVPEVEWEHAAAGALDAHGACHPLPLDEDDMWAAPICTGTVDLGTVLVHPNRPLTDNGVQLLGFATQAMAVLLLLENSRAAIAEGQVRDDLLDELLTHPDLSPKKIRTRARRLGVELDGPHVVVVARPEEETPARASVWAASYAYRKSGLKSMRHGTAVFLLPGTDPGAAARALSGELAPLLGHPVTVAASGPVADPAGVRHGYQEAVRCLEAMTALGAVGRAGSAGELGFLGLLLSESHDAEGYIESVLGPLLAYDEQRLSELTQTLEAFFEAGASPTYAARRLHVHPNTVARRLERISELVGHDWQQPGRALEVQLALRLFRIRSHLVGREQPKA